The genome window GGCAAAAAGCAGTTGTAGGCTCCAGACCCGTACTGTACACCGCTAGTAGCATGCAGTACTTCAGTACTAAAAAATGCAATAGcactgttgctgctgcagTAGGGGTCCAAGCTCTCTTGGTATTACCAAAACTGTCATCGGACACCCAAAATGCCCAGGCGAAGGagtgggaaaaaaaatttaagaaaaaaacacacacacaacaataacaacaataacagcGTACTGCATCATGTACTTAGAAGGTCTAAGACCAGCCGTGCATCGCTGCCAAGTGAACCAACAACACCTTCCAGCTTTCTTCAGGGccaaaaatttttttttcgagtTACtgatgaaagaaaaaaaaaaaaaaaaaaaagacaagaaaaaCCAGGTGCGCAATAGACAGGATGGGAAATCAACACCAATAGAGTGAGTatacagaaaagaaatcaaagaatggCGAACAGGGTTTAGGCAAGGTTTTCTAGCCAATATGGGGTACTCCTGCAAAACTCAAATTCCTGGATCCTCCGTTTTCCCCTAAGAAGATGGGTAATGAGAGGGAAAAAATATTGGTGGGGTGCACGGATTTGTGATTTCTATGGgattaatttttttttcgttttaCGGGTGTAGTTGCAACAATGCTCTGTAGACTCTACTGAGGTCTAGAAGCTGCTGTAAGTCCGATATGGAGTCCAGGTAACTTCTGAACTGGGCGTCTTCCGCCTCGAATAAAGTCTTGTTGGCAAGATCTCTGTACCACTTTATTATGGTCATGTGATACATATGTATTTCGTCTCGCAGCAGTGTGACGCTTCTCTGAAGATTTTCGTCGTGTTCGCGCAGGACGCCAAGCGCAATTGTGTTGCGTCCCTGTTGGCGGCTCAGAATCTCTTTgagttgtttgttttgtctGGTCACGTGCTCTAGTGTACTATACGACTCGCTGGTAGGATTATTGGCGTTGTCGATGTCGATGTCGATGTCGTCCTCGCCgccaccaccaccaccgcCGTTGGCGGGCCTGCTCGCAATTGTACGCTGGTCAATGAACTGCTGGGCGACATTTATGTCCGCTGATATTTCTGTGGATCCTCTGTTTGCTCGTTTCGCAAGTGTGTCCATATCTTCAAGTATGGAATCGCGtagttttttgttttcctgTAGTTGATTCGATAGCTCATGAACAAGCTTATACATATACTCCAAATTTTCCGTTTGGGTGCCCATGAATAGAACCGGCTGTGACCCGGAATCCTTACTGTTCTCCATTGCTGTATGTATGGTAGGTGTAGAGCGATAGTGTGCGCTTGCTCTTCGTCTTGTAGATCTCTTCCAGACGCTTTTAAGGCCAAAAAGGCTCTATTGTATGGTATGCGCTGCTGAAATCCTCAActtccctttttttcttcttttggcCCAGTAAACTACTTTGGTCACGTGTATTCTCGTTTCTTACGAAACACATCATTCTTAATCTCTACTCttttcgaagaaaaaaaaatgcaagCCACAAATGCAGCAAAAGAGCCGCCCACACTACCTCcccttcttcctctttctttcattcttcCATTAAAACAGGTTAAAAAAGGTTTCGCGTTTTTAAGTTCGGCGGCAAAAGGGGCAAGTTcgtattatatataaatatatataggtaGCAAACTAAGTCTTGCTACATATTGACCGGTTTCCACACCGTAAATTTATATTTTGCTAGTATATTACTATTGGCTTGTAAATAtgactatatatatataagaacAAGTAAGTGTAAATATGGCAGAGGTTGGACTTAGAATAGCTAATGATCAAAATATCGCAACAGTGTGGTTGTTGTCCAGTTTAGGTGCATCTCACAATTCGAACGTGAAGAAGAGGGAAATTGTGAAAGTTTCAATACCTCATGCGTGTGAGGTTTTGGCTTCGACACAAGTGACAATTCCATTAAGACATACAGGACAGTTATTATATGGTGTTACAGTTTGTTACGAACGAAAAACTGGGTTCATATTGTCTGATGTGAACAGCTTGAGAGATGCTTTGCAAAGACAATGGATCGGTTTGAAGCCCCTGGGGAAGGCTTCGAATGCGTCTAATTCCAATGGTAAAAGGAATATCGTCTCTAATCAGGTTAT of Kluyveromyces marxianus DMKU3-1042 DNA, complete genome, chromosome 3 contains these proteins:
- the FAR7 gene encoding Far7p encodes the protein MENSKDSGSQPVLFMGTQTENLEYMYKLVHELSNQLQENKKLRDSILEDMDTLAKRANRGSTEISADINVAQQFIDQRTIASRPANGGGGGGGEDDIDIDIDNANNPTSESYSTLEHVTRQNKQLKEILSRQQGRNTIALGVLREHDENLQRSVTLLRDEIHMYHMTIIKWYRDLANKTLFEAEDAQFRSYLDSISDLQQLLDLSRVYRALLQLHP